ACCCCGGCGCGGACGCTATCTTCGAGTCGCTGTCCGGCGACTACCCCACCTCGCCCGCAGGGCCCTTCGGAAAGATGGCGGTGCTCGAGATGAAGATGCTCGAACAGGAGGATTTTCATCTCGAAAAGGGGTTTCTCGCAGAGGTTCGAGAAGGGACTCGGCGCGTCGATGCGATCATGCAGAAGTACGAACCCACCACGTGGGACCTCTTCCTCTCGGGCGCGCTCATGGGCCTCGACGGATTCTTCAAGGCGCGCAAGGGCCAGTGGTGGGACGCGTATACGCAGGGCGGAAAATCGCGCCAGTTGTTCAAACACGTGAAGGAACTCGACCCCTCATTCGCGGACGCCGATTTCGGTCTGGGCATGTACATCTACTGGCGCTCGGTCTTCTCGCGCGATCTGTGGTTTTTGCGCATGTTCCCGGACAGGCGGGCGGAGGGGATATCCATAGTGGAAGGCGTGGCGCGGGACGGCCATTTTGCGAAGGACCTGGCGAAGGTGAACCTCGCCATCATGTACTTCGAGGAGCGCCGCTTCAAGGACGCCTCGCGCATACTCTCGGAATATCTCGAACAGTATCCGAACAACGTGATCCTGAGGAAGCTCTACGGCAAGGTGCTCATATCGCTCAAGAGCTACGACGATGCGGTAGGGCAGTTCAGAAAGATCCTCACCATCCTGCCCGAGGGCAAGGGGGCTCACTATTTCATCGGGGTGGCGCTCGTGTTGAAGGGTGACCCGGCGAGCCTTTCCGAGGCGGAGGATGAGCTCACCCGGTTTCTCAAGATGTCGGTCGGAAACTACTGGCCTGCCCACGCGCACTACTGGCTCGGCCGCCTCAATCTTGCGCGCGGCCAGAAGGAGGCTGCGGACAGGGAATTCGCGGAGGCGGTGAAGCTCTATCCTGAGATCGAGAGCGCGGTGAAGAAGGTGCGCGGGCTGGGTGGCGGGGTGTGAGTCTATTGCGAACGCATACTGATAATAGTGTAACGTTTTTTGACGGGAAACGGAAATTTTACGCCGTTTCCCGCTTCTTTTTTTCAAGCAACTTTTCGTTGCGCCGGCCGAAGAATTATCGACAACGTGTTGTTTGTGCCTCCGGGAGGATATGTTGAACGAGATCACCGACAAATCGCCCGTGCTCATCCTTCCCTATGAGGACCTCAAGAGGTCCGAGGGGATGGATCACGATCATGGCGTTGTGCAGGGCGTCGCGAGGCAGGGCTTTGAGGTTGCGGATTCGTTCGGTCGCGAGGAGGCATGGACGGTTTTGGCCTCGCGTTATGGGGAACTGCTTCGCGAGTTCATGATGAGGCCGTACGATGCGAGCGTGCTCGAGGCGATGCATGCGGTTGTGAGGGCGGGCGCCGCGGCGGGCGCTGCGGTCTCCGGAGGTGAGGCGGCTTCATTGCAGGGCAAGGAGGGTTGGGTCGACGTCTCGACGACGGACCCTGCGCTGCTGCTCTCTTCGCTCTCGGGTAGAGGAAGGTCGCCCAGGTTCAGGATCATGTACGACTCCGGGTCAAATGCGTACAGGGTCTTCTGGAACCGCTCGCCGGAGGCGGGCGACGACGTATCGGATCTGATGGAGCACGGCGCCTGGATACTCTCGAGCCTCAACGGAGCTGAGAGGGGGGTGCGCAGGATATTGGGCGACAAGGCGTTGGTCGACTCCGTGCTGGAAGGCGCCCGCATCCTCTATGTCCCGCAGGACGCGGGGCTTGCGTTCCCGAGGCTGCTTGCGATCGCGCGATCGCGTGAGAGCGGGGCCGGCATTCATGAGTTCTGGATGCCGAGGCTCGGCCAGATGAGGGGCCGCGGCAATCCTCCGATCGCGTACAGGGTGACCGATACCTGGCACGAGATGCTCAACGTCAAGGACCTGATCATTGCCGTCGAACGAATGATCGCCAAGGCGAGGGCGATGGGCAAGAGGCCTGTCGCGGTTTGGGACCTGGACGGCACGGTCCTGGACGCTCGCGAATTCGCAGCCCGGATCTTCAATGAGTGGCTGCTTTTCTACGACGGCCCCGATGCGGCGGAGATAAGGGAGAAGGCGAAGCGCTCAAACGTCGAACGGGGCTGGAACAGCCGCACGATACTCAGGGACATGGGCGTCGCCAGGGAAGAGACGCTGAAAGATGCGGACGCCTATTTTCAGGCCAACTTCTACAGTGCTGAGAGGCGACTGGAGATGCTGCCGATCCGCGGCATGGTGGAGCTGGTGAAATTATTCATGGGCATGGGAGTCATGAACTTGTACGCCACGCTCCGCAGCAGCTCGGACGACACCCTGCTCGACGGCGGATCGAGCTCCGAGCGCATCCTGAAAAAGTACGATATTTGGGAGAAGGACAGCGTGCTCCTCAGACACGAAGGCGAGAAGATCGACTGGTCGGAGGCGGCGTATCTCGCAGGGGGCAACGAGCCGCACAAGTGGACTATGGTCAAGTCTTTCAGAAAGAGGAATCCGGGCGCGTACATCGTCGTGGTCGGGGACAACGCACCTGCTCACAACAACGGGTACCGCGAATACTTCGAGTACAGTGTCGTCAACATACACCCCAGGGGCGACGATCCGCCCAATTCGCCTCCGCTGTACGAAGACGGCGTTTTTGAAGTGGATCCGGACAGGCTCGCCCTGGATCTCGCCGGCTGGATGGAGGGCTGCGTGAGGAAAGGCCGCGTCCTGGCTGCCGAGGTGAGCAGACAGTTCGGCAAGATGGAGAGCGCCGAGTCTTCGCCTTTTTTCATGAGCTATCCTGAGAAGCATGAGGCGGAGATCCGGGCTTCCGCCGTCATAGCTTCGCGCACCATCGACGCGGTGGCGGGCATAAATCCGCTGAACGCGATCCACTACACATTTTTGGAGGAGATAAACAGGCGCTACTCCGCGTCTCCGGGGAGGCTCGAGATCTTCGAGGAGATGGTTTCGAAGGTGAA
This is a stretch of genomic DNA from bacterium. It encodes these proteins:
- a CDS encoding tetratricopeptide repeat protein encodes the protein PGADAIFESLSGDYPTSPAGPFGKMAVLEMKMLEQEDFHLEKGFLAEVREGTRRVDAIMQKYEPTTWDLFLSGALMGLDGFFKARKGQWWDAYTQGGKSRQLFKHVKELDPSFADADFGLGMYIYWRSVFSRDLWFLRMFPDRRAEGISIVEGVARDGHFAKDLAKVNLAIMYFEERRFKDASRILSEYLEQYPNNVILRKLYGKVLISLKSYDDAVGQFRKILTILPEGKGAHYFIGVALVLKGDPASLSEAEDELTRFLKMSVGNYWPAHAHYWLGRLNLARGQKEAADREFAEAVKLYPEIESAVKKVRGLGGGV